GATATCCTGATGATCGACGGTCATTCGGCGGATGAGAGCGTGTCCATCGCCCGCGCATCAGGGGCAAGGATCGTCTTTGACCACAAGAAGGGGAAAGGAGAGGCCATAAGGACTGCCATCCCCCACCTGAGGCGTGAGATCGTGGTCTTTGTGGACGCGGACGGGTCCCACGATCCCGATGATATCCCCAGACTGGTTCAGCCGATCCTGGACAACACGGCCGATCACGTATCGGGTTCCCGGCTTCTGGGAGGGTCGAGTGAACTGCACGGCGGGTTTGACGAGTGTTTCCGGCTCATGGGAAGTTCACTGATTACGGCCTGTATCAATCATCGCTTCGGGGTGAGGCTCTCGGAGAGCCAGAACGGATTTCGGGCCATACGCACCGATGTGCTCAGGGCCCTCGACCTGAGGGAAAATATCACGACCATCGAGCAGGAGATGATCATCAAGACGCTGAAAAAGGGATACCGGATGGCCGAAGTCCCGACCCATGAACAGAGGCGGAAGGCCGGGTATTCCAAGATCAGCGTCAGGAAGGTGGCCTTCCGGTACCTGTGGAGTATGATACGGTATTTGTATTTTTAGAAGCTCAAAGGTGAAAGCTCAAAGCTCAAAACTGAAAGCTCAAAGGGGAAAGCTGTAAGCTCAAAGGTGAAAGCTCAAAGCTCAAAGCTCAAAGGGAAAGAGGTTATCGGTTATCGGTTATCAGGGGGAGCGCCATGCTCCCTGCTCCCTGCCCGGAGGTGGTTCGTCTGGCTAAGGTACTATTACTGAATCCCCCCCATCCCGAAGGGAAGGGATTTACCCGTGAGGGCCGCTGTACCCAGGAGGCGGGGGTGTGGGCCACCCAGTGGCCCCCGGTGACCCTGGCGACTGCGGCCGCATTCCTGGAAAGAGACGGGCACCGGCTCAAGGTCATTGACTGCCCGGCAACGGGATTCAGCAATGTCGCACTGGATGGCCTGGTAAAGCGTTTTCAGCCTGATTTCGCTTTCTGGGGCACTGCAACCCCCACCCTGAATGCCGACCTGGACCTTGGCCGGTCTATCAAGGCGGCCGCTCCCCATGTTATCACCGGCGTGTTCGGCACCCATGTGACGGCCCTTCCCGAATCCGCCCTGAGCCGCCCCTGGATCGATATGGTGATCCGGCGGGAACCGGAGCAGACCATCCGCGAGATCTGCCTGGACCGGAATCGCCGCTGG
This region of Deltaproteobacteria bacterium genomic DNA includes:
- a CDS encoding glycosyltransferase family 2 protein, coding for MGSTDRIIPAVSVAIPVLNEAITLAEIIDKCKQYSDDILMIDGHSADESVSIARASGARIVFDHKKGKGEAIRTAIPHLRREIVVFVDADGSHDPDDIPRLVQPILDNTADHVSGSRLLGGSSELHGGFDECFRLMGSSLITACINHRFGVRLSESQNGFRAIRTDVLRALDLRENITTIEQEMIIKTLKKGYRMAEVPTHEQRRKAGYSKISVRKVAFRYLWSMIRYLYF